In Haloarcula salinisoli, one genomic interval encodes:
- a CDS encoding DUF5658 family protein: MSTSSPRSLTARLQRPDYVELVFGIVFVWGTGDLLSTFAALHFTGLWAEANPLVRTLLAHDPLLVVALKGAVMLVVGLVLFRYQDAVEQLPQWRVLLGGLLGVGSGVVAINLYVAVSAAAV; encoded by the coding sequence ATGTCCACCTCGTCGCCTCGCTCCCTCACCGCACGGCTCCAACGCCCCGACTACGTCGAACTCGTCTTCGGTATCGTGTTCGTCTGGGGGACCGGCGACCTGCTTTCGACGTTTGCCGCGCTGCACTTTACCGGCCTCTGGGCGGAGGCGAATCCGCTGGTGCGGACACTGCTGGCCCACGACCCGCTCCTGGTCGTCGCGCTGAAAGGCGCCGTCATGCTGGTCGTGGGGCTCGTCCTCTTCAGATACCAGGACGCCGTCGAACAACTGCCGCAGTGGCGGGTCCTGCTCGGCGGGCTCCTCGGCGTTGGCTCCGGCGTCGTCGCGATAAATCTCTACGTGGCGGTCTCGGCTGCAGCCGTCTGA